In the candidate division KSB1 bacterium genome, ATTGGATTACTGCCGACGGCATTGCCTACTGCCCGCTGTGCCTTGGGTTCGCCAATATATTTTGCAACAGACTCGTAGGATGCAGCGCCGCCGGGAGGGATACTCAAAAGCGCTTGCCAAACCTTTAACTGAAAATTACTGCCTTGCAGAAACAAGTGCAATGGCGCCGGTTCTGTATTTTTTCCTCGTGTAAATATTTGAGCAATTACCCGTTTTGTCTTTGTCTCGTCCTCTTTAATCTTTGCATATTTCCACTTCTTTTTGAGATCATTTAAGCTTTTTTGTCTGTCCTTATTTTGAACGAAAGTAAAACCGCATATCCCACGATCAGTGAGGGACAAAAATCCTTCACCAAATGGCGTTGAATGAAATCCGCAAGAGATCTCGATCCCTTCCCCTTTGCTTTTATATTCGCCTGGAGTTACAGCTTCCGTAACTAAAATTAGATCGTGTAAACGACCCGGACTGGATAAACCCGTTTGAAAAGTGATGTCCAGCATATTCCTGGATTCTTCCAATAGCTGTATGGCGTATTCCTTGCTCAAGAATTGCAAAAACCGTTTCGGGCTGATGCCGACCCAATTGCTAAAAATTCTCTGAAAATGATATTCGCTCATGTAAGCGCTCGCTGCAATTTCTTTGAGAGTGGGTTGCCGGCGAAAATTTTCATGCAAAAATTCCAACGCCCTTTCGATCCGATAATAGTTTTCTGATAAGGTTGATAATTCCATAATGCTCTCCTGCTAATAATAAATTTTTTCAACGATGCCTAAAATATAGAAAGCTCTGGAAGGAAAACAACCCGATTCTTGCTGAATTGATTTAGGTTGTTTCTCAAAGTATTTGTGCCCCCTAAATATTCGCTAAATCCTAGCGCAGCTTCGCCTTAAACCGTTAAGAAAAACAAGCTAATAAACTCGAAATGTTAATATCGAAATCCTAAACAAATTTCAATGATAAAATTCCAAATACACCAAACAAAACGAAGAAACCTATTGAGGAGAGTAAATACGTTTTGTCCTGTTTTAAATTTTGCAGATTCGAATTTACCATGTTGTTTTTTTCTGATAAACCATTTAAATACGAATCACCTCACATCGTACCGCAAAAAAGCGACAAACGCACCTGCAAATGACAGAATTGTGTAAAACGCCAGCAACCCAAAATCTATTATTGTTGGTGAAATGGCTTCTAAATTTCCTAATATAGATGCTTCGAATCTAGGTAAATCGGTTACATCCAATGTACCCCTGTCTCTGCTACTGGTCATACTAAATCCTGTTTCCGAATTTATAGTAATCCGAATCCCACCTCTACCCCCACCCTCTTCTTGCTTTTTCGCGACATATTGCTTGAATGTACCCCGGTAATTGTTCATGGCATCTTCGTAGCGGGATTTTAAGGTGATATTCGTTCCGCCAAGGTTCATCGCTGCCAATTGGTAGGCGGAAGCTGGTGAAAAACGAGACAGAGTAAACGCCATTCGTTCTTGAACCTGCCTGCGATTTCGAACGTCTTCCAACAGTTTACGTGAAAATTCATCGATATCTTGTTCAACCGCATTTCGCGCTTTGTCATCTTCTTGCATCCATCCCCACTCATTGTCATCACGAAAAGCTTCACGTTCATCTTCATCCATTCCCTCCATTGTCACACTTCGCTCTTGCCAGCGAGCCATTAACTCGTCCCTGTAGTTATCCCATCTTTGTTTGGCAAAGCCATCTTGTTGGCCATCAATTTCTCCTACTGATGGCACAGAAATGAACTGGCCGGCAGCTATTACAGATGCACGGGGAATGATTAACACAAATACCACCCAAACAACCAATGATATCAAAAACGAAACTGCTGATCGCCGGACCAAAGCTGAGATCAATAAACCCATTGAGACAAACGTTGTGAAGAATAAAAATGAAACCCCTAACCAAACCAAAAGTCTCAACCAATGATCGCTGGTTAATGGCACTCGAAAAACCAATAACAGCATACACCCTAATAGCAATGGAATGAGCAGAGGAACAATCAATGCAATTAGAGACCCTATAAATTTTGCCATTAAATATTTCGCCCGGGGGACGGCGTTTGCGAATGTCAATTGCAGGGTTCCTCCTTCACGTTCTCCATTAATTGCATCAAAAGTAAATAGGATAGCGAATAATGACAACACAACTTGAAAAATAAAAGTGAGATCGATATAGCGAAATACGGCGAAGATCGGATCATCGGAATAATTGCTATTTTGTAGTTTAACTGATTGTGATGAATGGATGATTGAATAGCGTCCGATGTCATTATTCACACCGGAGACAAATATTTGCATAGGATCCGGTTTCCTAAATGCCCGATTATTTACCCCATGCCAACTGGTCGATTCTCGAATTTGCTGATCGGTTAATTGCGTAGCTGTTTCGTACTGCCGAATCGCTGACTGGTAATCTTTGATCCCAACAAAAACACTTAGTAAAATCAGAATTGAACACGCCAAAAATGTTGTGGCGAATTTGGGGCTCAGTATAATAGCTTTTAGTTCTTTTTCCAACAAAGTTCTAAACATTTCAATCTCCTAAACAATTAGCATTATCTCACATCATACCTTAGAAAAGCAACAAAGGCTCCCATAAAAAATACCAGGTTAAAAAATGCCAGGATGCCAAAATCCACAGCAATTGCACCCGCTGTTTTATTCAATCTCATATCATTGTATTGGAATTCCGGCAACTCATGGGGATCGATGGCTTCCGGTTCTTCCTGTTCATCGTCAATCATTCTAAACATCATAACATGGCCACCCATGTTCATACCGGTTTTCTCTTTAATGAACCGGGCATAGGATTTTTGATAATTTGTAGCTTCATTCACAAAATGTTGACCGAGTCGAATTGAAGTATTGGCCAAATTGGTAGCTACCAATGAAAAAGTCGCTGTTGGTGAAATTCTGGCAATTGTGAATGCTAACTTTTCCTGAACGGCTTGACGATTTCTTCTTTCTTCATTCAACTTTCCGGCAAATTCAAGCGTCTGTTTTTCCCGCTCATCTGCCAAATCCTGCATAAATTTGTTAAACTGTTCCATAATCTTCCCGGGTTCTTCTGTTGGATCAGGCTTAAAATTTCCCATCTTATCCCGATCTTCTTTCCACAACTGTGAGATAAATCTATTTTTTTGCGAGGCGATCTCATCCACAGAAGGCACATCAACAGCCCGCCCCGCGATCAACACCGAGGAACGTGGAATGATGAGAACGACAAATATCCAGATAACCAATAAAAACAAGAATGAACTGGATGATCGTTTTGTGAGAGCAGAAATGAAAATTGAAAGCGTAAGAAAAACACCAAAATACAGTAAGCCAGCAAACAAAACTCCTGCAAGACGAAGCCATTCCTCTGACGACAATGAGACTCCAAGAAGTGGAAGGAATAAACATCCCAACAAAATTGGGATTAGCAGAGGAATAGTCAGCGCCAGAAAACCGCCAAGAATCTTGCCGAGAATATACTGATCCCGAGGGATGGCATTGGCAAAAGAAAGCTTTAATGTGCCCTTCTCTTTCTCGCCATTGATAGCATCGTACATAAAAAGAATCGCAAACAGGGACAAGACAATCTGGAAAATGAAGTTCAAATCCAGGAAGCGGAA is a window encoding:
- a CDS encoding bifunctional helix-turn-helix domain-containing protein/methylated-DNA--[protein]-cysteine S-methyltransferase yields the protein MELSTLSENYYRIERALEFLHENFRRQPTLKEIAASAYMSEYHFQRIFSNWVGISPKRFLQFLSKEYAIQLLEESRNMLDITFQTGLSSPGRLHDLILVTEAVTPGEYKSKGEGIEISCGFHSTPFGEGFLSLTDRGICGFTFVQNKDRQKSLNDLKKKWKYAKIKEDETKTKRVIAQIFTRGKNTEPAPLHLFLQGSNFQLKVWQALLSIPPGGAASYESVAKYIGEPKAQRAVGNAVGSNPIAFIIPCHRVIRKIGEFGNYASGKARKMAILGWEASRLEMGKETVEEDLVKIA
- a CDS encoding ABC transporter permease subunit, with translation MFRTLLEKELKAIILSPKFATTFLACSILILLSVFVGIKDYQSAIRQYETATQLTDQQIRESTSWHGVNNRAFRKPDPMQIFVSGVNNDIGRYSIIHSSQSVKLQNSNYSDDPIFAVFRYIDLTFIFQVVLSLFAILFTFDAINGEREGGTLQLTFANAVPRAKYLMAKFIGSLIALIVPLLIPLLLGCMLLLVFRVPLTSDHWLRLLVWLGVSFLFFTTFVSMGLLISALVRRSAVSFLISLVVWVVFVLIIPRASVIAAGQFISVPSVGEIDGQQDGFAKQRWDNYRDELMARWQERSVTMEGMDEDEREAFRDDNEWGWMQEDDKARNAVEQDIDEFSRKLLEDVRNRRQVQERMAFTLSRFSPASAYQLAAMNLGGTNITLKSRYEDAMNNYRGTFKQYVAKKQEEGGGRGGIRITINSETGFSMTSSRDRGTLDVTDLPRFEASILGNLEAISPTIIDFGLLAFYTILSFAGAFVAFLRYDVR
- a CDS encoding ABC transporter permease; translated protein: MLKLIIEKELREIIGSTKFAITFAVCATLILLSFFVGAKNYKLSASQYDAAKAENMRQMEGLTDWMMLRNHRIFLPPGPLEALVTGVSSDIGRTVKVQGRGELASQDSRFNSDPIFAVFRFLDLNFIFQIVLSLFAILFMYDAINGEKEKGTLKLSFANAIPRDQYILGKILGGFLALTIPLLIPILLGCLFLPLLGVSLSSEEWLRLAGVLFAGLLYFGVFLTLSIFISALTKRSSSSFLFLLVIWIFVVLIIPRSSVLIAGRAVDVPSVDEIASQKNRFISQLWKEDRDKMGNFKPDPTEEPGKIMEQFNKFMQDLADEREKQTLEFAGKLNEERRNRQAVQEKLAFTIARISPTATFSLVATNLANTSIRLGQHFVNEATNYQKSYARFIKEKTGMNMGGHVMMFRMIDDEQEEPEAIDPHELPEFQYNDMRLNKTAGAIAVDFGILAFFNLVFFMGAFVAFLRYDVR